The Apibacter raozihei genome contains a region encoding:
- the porU gene encoding type IX secretion system sortase PorU, producing MKKYKHFLSIFILVFFCSMFLKAQTIYLQWEGLKEAYDTENKSSKFPYFSNHHYSLEGGIPTLNYSESTNYVGEITLTDLQWVPVNLSELGDMPISSLPNNDEFAAGFNSARSKRVLSVSIRTFKKTGNTIYQLKSFTISKATRLSTSSTNYKITGSTESIFENGDWFKIKVNKTGIFKINRNFLQSLGINVNSVNPKTIRIFGNGGKMLPEPTSSFRYDNIQENAIFVAGEEDGVFNNDDYILFYAQGPDYWDRSNGKNIKHKKNIYEDYAYYFININQTQGKRISSTSYQTPNSTQYTEYDDYQFYEEDALNLNEVGKMWLGENLGVRNNLELNFPVHALAQSTINWRFYWVSRNGTNGKVNILYNDSQVYSTTLTPASNELDFSLRNVSQMLEPTNNLLKFTLNFDNSLNPSAQLYPDYFEVIYKQKLQFNGSQMNFRTLDNIENGNIYGFNFSSGNTFEVWDVSDYVNARKLEKSQEGNKYSYQFSSATFKNEFIAFNPDHAYTPETVGRMPNQALHSLSDSDYIIITVPEFITQANRLKTFHKTRNNLQVDVVTVNQIYNEFSSGGQDLAGIRDFLRYLYNKDDGKLKYALLLGSASYDFKNKTKTGYNLIPTYQSYNSRNLEFSFASDDFISILDDNEAIMVGEDANLSANQLDIAVGRMIAKNVSEATLCIDKAIKYDNGNAPQGTPFGDWRLKTSLIVDIDRSSYNFHETIENSISKNIFEAEHTEFTLRKLYIDAFTADYTSGGARFPQVTEAIKNALNNGNLIINYFGHGGPSSISQYRLLAKDDLFNLSNFTNDYSRLPLFITVSCDISVWDNPGINSIGDMLYLKENGGAGSLITTNRAIYIDYGINMNPVIMKNILSKDNSGKNYVSMAEALRLSKAEVLDGDNRKVAFLGDPAQSLAKPKREIKLTKINGIEADSFSGTLRALDFITLEGEVLNESGAIDTSFSGNIQTTLFDKPVDKKTLNNFNYSYLNPPMQYKEQINAIYRGGSQVKNGIFKIEFYIPKDINYEVGNGKLILYADNSLIDAFNFKNDIKVGDINPEGINDNEGPKIRLHMNNLNFANGGITDRSPYLLACVTDDSGINSTGLGVGHDITGILDNNVNNTIILNEFYTGGEISPCLNPDLKDFQKGKVWYRLYDLEPGNHTIKFKVWDINNNSSTASLDFIVMENGEQGLIIKRLLNWPNPFTTKTFFHFEHNCPDILEVQVQIFTVSGKLVKTINQTVTSEPFHEGYRTDKYGLEWNGLDDFGDKIGKGVYIYRVKVKGTSDMCKGSVSQVEKLVILK from the coding sequence ATGAAAAAATACAAACATTTTCTCTCCATATTTATTCTAGTGTTTTTTTGCAGTATGTTTTTAAAAGCGCAAACCATTTATTTACAATGGGAAGGACTTAAAGAGGCGTACGATACAGAAAATAAATCAAGCAAGTTCCCCTACTTTTCCAATCATCACTATTCCTTAGAGGGAGGAATACCCACTTTAAATTATTCTGAATCTACAAATTATGTTGGTGAAATTACTCTTACTGATTTGCAATGGGTTCCTGTGAACCTTTCTGAATTGGGGGATATGCCTATATCTTCGCTCCCTAATAATGATGAGTTTGCAGCAGGCTTTAATTCAGCACGTTCAAAACGAGTACTTTCGGTATCTATTAGAACATTTAAAAAAACAGGGAATACCATTTATCAGTTAAAAAGCTTTACTATCTCTAAAGCAACACGTCTATCAACATCAAGCACTAACTATAAAATAACAGGGAGCACTGAGAGTATTTTTGAAAATGGTGATTGGTTTAAAATTAAAGTAAACAAAACAGGAATTTTTAAAATTAACCGGAATTTTTTACAATCGTTGGGTATAAATGTAAATTCCGTAAATCCTAAAACAATCAGAATTTTCGGGAATGGTGGTAAAATGCTTCCGGAACCCACTTCAAGCTTCAGATATGATAACATCCAGGAAAACGCCATTTTTGTAGCTGGAGAAGAAGACGGAGTATTTAACAATGATGATTATATTCTTTTTTATGCGCAAGGACCTGACTATTGGGATCGTTCTAATGGAAAGAATATAAAGCATAAAAAAAATATATATGAAGATTATGCATATTATTTCATAAATATTAATCAGACCCAGGGGAAAAGAATCTCATCAACTTCTTATCAAACTCCTAATTCCACACAATATACAGAATATGACGATTATCAATTTTATGAAGAAGATGCTCTGAACCTAAATGAAGTCGGCAAAATGTGGCTGGGCGAAAATTTAGGAGTACGCAATAATCTGGAACTGAATTTTCCTGTGCATGCATTAGCTCAAAGTACAATCAATTGGAGATTTTACTGGGTATCCAGAAATGGCACAAATGGCAAGGTGAATATTTTGTATAATGATTCTCAGGTTTATTCAACTACCTTAACTCCTGCTAGTAATGAATTGGACTTTTCCTTAAGAAATGTAAGTCAAATGTTAGAACCCACTAATAATCTTTTAAAGTTCACACTCAATTTTGATAATTCTTTAAATCCTTCCGCTCAGTTGTATCCTGATTACTTTGAAGTTATTTATAAACAAAAATTACAGTTCAACGGCAGCCAGATGAATTTCAGAACTCTTGACAATATTGAAAACGGAAATATTTATGGTTTTAATTTCAGTTCCGGAAATACTTTTGAAGTATGGGATGTATCTGACTATGTAAATGCCAGAAAACTCGAAAAATCGCAAGAAGGAAACAAGTATTCTTATCAATTTTCCTCTGCTACTTTTAAAAACGAATTTATCGCATTCAATCCGGATCATGCCTACACTCCTGAAACTGTAGGAAGAATGCCTAATCAGGCACTTCATTCCCTATCCGATTCCGATTACATCATAATAACAGTCCCGGAATTTATTACTCAGGCCAATCGTTTAAAAACTTTCCATAAAACGAGGAACAATCTTCAGGTTGATGTAGTAACAGTTAATCAGATATATAATGAATTTAGTTCGGGAGGACAGGACTTAGCCGGAATACGAGATTTTTTACGTTATTTATATAATAAAGATGACGGTAAGCTTAAATATGCACTTTTATTAGGCTCAGCATCTTATGATTTCAAAAATAAAACAAAAACAGGTTATAATCTGATTCCCACTTATCAAAGTTACAATAGCCGAAATCTGGAATTCTCGTTTGCTTCAGATGATTTTATAAGTATTCTTGATGATAATGAAGCCATCATGGTTGGTGAAGATGCTAACCTATCTGCCAATCAACTGGATATTGCTGTTGGAAGAATGATAGCCAAAAACGTTTCTGAAGCAACTTTATGTATTGATAAAGCGATTAAATACGATAATGGAAATGCTCCTCAGGGAACCCCTTTTGGAGACTGGAGATTGAAAACCTCTCTCATTGTTGATATTGACCGTTCCAGTTATAATTTTCACGAGACCATTGAAAATAGTATTTCTAAAAATATTTTTGAAGCAGAACATACCGAATTTACATTAAGAAAATTATATATTGATGCTTTTACAGCTGATTATACTTCCGGAGGGGCTAGATTTCCACAAGTAACCGAAGCTATTAAAAATGCCTTAAATAACGGAAACTTAATTATCAACTATTTCGGACATGGAGGCCCCTCTTCTATTTCTCAATATCGCCTTCTTGCTAAAGATGATCTTTTCAATTTATCAAATTTCACAAATGATTATTCCAGACTTCCGTTGTTTATTACTGTATCCTGCGATATTTCCGTCTGGGATAACCCCGGAATTAATTCTATAGGAGATATGTTATATTTAAAAGAAAATGGAGGAGCCGGATCTTTAATTACTACAAACCGGGCTATATATATTGACTACGGTATCAATATGAACCCGGTAATTATGAAAAATATTTTATCCAAAGACAATTCAGGTAAAAATTACGTCTCTATGGCTGAAGCTTTAAGACTTTCAAAAGCAGAAGTTCTTGATGGAGATAATCGTAAAGTAGCTTTTTTAGGAGATCCTGCACAATCGCTTGCTAAACCAAAGAGAGAAATTAAATTAACAAAAATAAATGGTATTGAAGCCGATTCTTTTTCGGGGACTTTAAGGGCATTGGATTTTATTACTCTCGAGGGAGAAGTTCTTAATGAAAGCGGTGCTATTGATACATCATTTTCAGGAAATATACAAACTACATTATTTGATAAACCTGTTGACAAAAAGACACTGAATAACTTTAACTATAGTTATTTAAATCCTCCAATGCAATATAAAGAACAAATCAATGCCATTTATAGAGGAGGATCACAAGTTAAAAACGGAATATTTAAAATTGAATTCTATATACCAAAAGATATTAATTACGAAGTAGGAAACGGCAAATTAATCTTGTATGCGGATAATTCTTTGATTGACGCTTTTAATTTTAAAAATGACATCAAAGTAGGAGATATAAATCCTGAAGGAATTAACGATAATGAAGGTCCAAAAATAAGATTACATATGAACAACCTTAATTTCGCCAACGGTGGAATTACAGACAGATCTCCTTATCTATTAGCTTGTGTAACCGATGACTCTGGAATAAATTCAACGGGACTAGGCGTTGGTCACGATATAACGGGTATTTTGGATAATAATGTAAATAATACAATAATACTAAATGAATTTTATACAGGTGGAGAAATATCTCCCTGCCTGAATCCAGATTTAAAGGATTTTCAAAAGGGGAAAGTGTGGTATAGATTATATGATTTAGAACCAGGAAATCATACAATTAAATTTAAAGTTTGGGATATAAACAATAATTCTTCAACTGCGTCGTTAGACTTTATAGTAATGGAAAATGGTGAACAGGGTTTAATCATAAAAAGATTATTGAACTGGCCCAATCCTTTTACAACTAAAACATTCTTCCATTTCGAACACAATTGCCCGGATATTCTGGAAGTTCAGGTTCAGATTTTTACAGTTTCCGGAAAACTGGTTAAAACCATAAATCAAACGGTTACATCAGAACCTTTCCATGAAGGTTATCGAACTGATAAATATGGATTAGAATGGAACGGTTTAGATGATTTTGGCGACAAAATAGGTAAAGGTGTATATATTTATCGGGTCAAAGTCAAAGGAACATCTGACATGTGTAAAGGATCAGTTTCTCAAGTAGAAAAATTGGTTATTTTGAAATAA
- the atpD gene encoding F0F1 ATP synthase subunit beta — protein MATEKKGKISQVIGPVIDVVFDEVAQLPNIYDALEVLRENGEPPLVLEVEQHIGQDIVRCIAMDATDGLFRGQTVITTEKPITVPIGEEVNGRLFNVIGKAIDGIGEVPKTNELPIHRSAPRFEDLSTSAEVLYTGIKVIDLVEPYSKGGKIGLFGGAGVGKTVLIQELINNIAKGHGGLSVFAGVGERTREGNDLLREMLESKIISYGDEFMKSMEEGGWDLSKVDHEALKTSKVAFVFGQMNEPPGARARVALSGLTLAEYYRDGLGEGKGRDVLFFIDNIFRFTQAGSEVSALLGRMPSAVGYQPTLASEMGALQERITSTKNGSITSVQAVYVPADDLTDPAPATTFAYLDATTVLDRKIASLGIYPAVDPLQSTSRILTPEVLGNEHYQCAQNVKEILQRYKALQDIIAILGMEELSEEDKLVVHRARRVQRFLSQPFHVAEQFTGTPGSLVDIKDTIKGFNMILNGELDQYPEAAFNLKGTIEEVIEHGEKMLAELKN, from the coding sequence ATGGCAACTGAAAAAAAAGGTAAAATATCTCAGGTTATAGGACCAGTTATAGATGTTGTTTTTGATGAAGTGGCACAACTGCCTAACATTTATGACGCTTTAGAAGTACTAAGAGAAAACGGAGAACCCCCTTTGGTTCTTGAAGTAGAACAGCATATTGGACAAGATATAGTTCGTTGTATAGCTATGGATGCAACTGATGGTCTATTTCGTGGTCAAACTGTTATAACCACTGAAAAACCTATTACAGTTCCGATTGGAGAAGAAGTTAACGGTCGGTTATTTAATGTGATCGGAAAAGCAATCGACGGAATCGGAGAGGTTCCTAAAACCAACGAATTGCCTATACATAGATCAGCTCCAAGATTTGAAGATTTATCTACTTCCGCTGAAGTACTTTATACTGGTATTAAAGTAATTGACCTGGTTGAGCCATATTCTAAAGGAGGTAAAATCGGTTTATTTGGAGGTGCTGGTGTTGGTAAAACAGTATTAATTCAGGAATTGATTAATAATATAGCAAAAGGTCACGGAGGACTTTCCGTTTTTGCAGGAGTGGGAGAAAGAACTCGTGAAGGAAATGACCTTCTTAGAGAAATGCTTGAGTCTAAAATCATTTCTTACGGTGATGAATTTATGAAATCTATGGAAGAAGGTGGATGGGATCTTTCTAAAGTAGATCATGAAGCATTGAAAACTTCCAAAGTTGCTTTCGTATTCGGGCAAATGAATGAACCTCCGGGAGCTCGTGCAAGAGTTGCTTTATCCGGACTAACCTTAGCAGAATATTACCGTGATGGTTTAGGAGAAGGTAAAGGACGTGATGTTCTTTTCTTTATCGATAATATATTTAGATTTACTCAGGCTGGTTCTGAAGTGTCTGCACTTTTAGGCCGTATGCCATCAGCCGTAGGATACCAACCTACGTTAGCCAGTGAGATGGGTGCACTTCAGGAAAGAATTACTTCTACTAAAAATGGTTCCATTACTTCCGTACAGGCAGTATACGTTCCTGCAGATGACCTGACTGACCCGGCTCCGGCAACAACTTTTGCATATTTGGATGCAACTACGGTATTAGATAGAAAAATTGCTTCTTTAGGTATATATCCTGCAGTTGATCCATTACAGTCAACTTCGCGAATACTTACTCCTGAAGTATTAGGAAATGAACATTATCAATGTGCTCAAAACGTAAAAGAAATTCTACAAAGATATAAAGCTTTACAAGATATTATAGCCATATTGGGTATGGAGGAATTAAGTGAGGAAGATAAACTGGTTGTTCACAGAGCAAGAAGAGTTCAGAGATTCCTTTCCCAACCTTTCCATGTTGCTGAACAGTTTACAGGTACTCCGGGCTCGTTAGTTGATATTAAAGACACCATCAAAGGATTTAATATGATTCTTAACGGTGAGTTAGATCAGTATCCGGAAGCAGCTTTCAACCTTAAGGGAACAATTGAAGAAGTTATTGAACATGGTGAAAAAATGTTAGCTGAGTTAAAAAACTAA
- a CDS encoding bifunctional riboflavin kinase/FAD synthetase: MKIQREKYSLPQDKKIIFTLGMFDGVHLGHRFILNYLDEIAKKEDGETAIMTFNPHPRFVLQPDTDFRLLTTLQEKINLLSELSIQHLFIQEFSKEFSRLSSLEFVRDILVAKLNIHSLVVGYDHQFGRNRDGNFEQLQTFSEMFEFKLYQLPPISENEMVISSTKIRNKILEGDISTANSWLGYKFIMTGKVVEGNKLGRQLGFPTANIDIDAQKICPKNGVYFVKVSLKNKFYHGMMNIGMRPTVNGLKKQIEVNILDFDQDIYGEQLEIHFYDRERDEQKFSSIEDLKKQLHTDRENTRDYFREIS; encoded by the coding sequence GTGAAAATTCAGAGAGAAAAATATAGTCTGCCCCAGGATAAGAAAATCATTTTTACATTAGGTATGTTTGATGGGGTTCACTTAGGGCACAGGTTTATTTTAAATTATTTAGACGAAATTGCAAAAAAAGAAGATGGAGAAACGGCAATTATGACCTTTAACCCTCATCCAAGGTTCGTATTACAACCAGATACCGATTTTCGTTTACTTACTACATTACAGGAAAAAATTAATTTATTAAGTGAATTGTCAATTCAACATTTATTTATACAGGAATTTTCTAAAGAATTCAGCAGGCTTTCATCCCTAGAATTTGTACGGGATATTTTAGTTGCTAAACTTAATATACATTCTTTGGTAGTAGGATATGATCATCAGTTTGGAAGAAATAGAGATGGTAATTTTGAGCAATTACAAACTTTTTCAGAAATGTTTGAATTTAAATTGTATCAGCTTCCTCCAATCAGTGAAAACGAAATGGTTATCAGTTCTACTAAAATAAGAAATAAAATTTTAGAAGGCGACATATCTACAGCTAATTCATGGCTGGGTTATAAATTTATTATGACGGGAAAAGTGGTGGAAGGTAATAAATTAGGTAGACAATTAGGGTTTCCAACAGCTAATATAGATATAGATGCTCAAAAAATATGTCCTAAAAACGGGGTTTATTTTGTGAAAGTTTCTTTAAAGAATAAATTTTATCACGGAATGATGAATATTGGAATGAGACCGACTGTAAACGGATTGAAGAAACAAATTGAAGTTAATATATTAGATTTTGATCAGGATATTTACGGAGAACAGCTAGAAATTCATTTTTATGATAGAGAAAGAGATGAGCAAAAATTCTCATCAATCGAGGATTTGAAAAAGCAGCTTCACACCGACAGAGAAAATACGAGAGATTATTTTAGAGAAATCAGTTAA
- a CDS encoding DHH family phosphoesterase — translation MFSSQELIEIKQLLTTKKNILILSHQNPDGDAIGSSLGLYHFLQALGIESTIIVPNEFPKFLKWLPEAKNIVIADYRTKFTEIAFNNAEIIFCLDFNTASRINQLDQKLRSSKAVKILIDHHQEPDPFDYVYSDTSQPATCQMIYKFIESLGKTSLINEDIAYCLYTGILTDTGSFRFRNTTAETHKIISNLIEAGVYPDIVASNVLDSNTPERIKLLGTVLDSIEILPEQNTAILSLTREQLKSFGYQKGDTEGFVNYGLSIIGIKFVAFFMEDMQNNFIKISFRSKGNFDVNQFARKYFNGGGHINAAGGRSDMSITETIIKFKDILESENISKI, via the coding sequence ATGTTCTCATCCCAGGAGTTAATTGAAATAAAACAATTACTGACAACAAAAAAAAATATACTCATACTTTCCCATCAGAATCCGGATGGAGATGCTATAGGTTCCTCTCTGGGGTTGTATCATTTCTTACAGGCTTTGGGTATAGAATCAACAATTATCGTTCCCAATGAATTTCCTAAATTCCTAAAATGGTTACCTGAAGCTAAAAATATAGTTATAGCAGATTACAGAACGAAATTCACGGAAATTGCGTTTAATAATGCTGAAATTATTTTTTGTCTTGACTTTAACACCGCTTCAAGAATTAATCAGCTCGATCAAAAACTACGTTCTTCCAAGGCCGTAAAGATATTGATAGATCATCATCAGGAACCCGATCCTTTTGACTATGTTTATTCCGACACCTCACAGCCGGCAACCTGCCAGATGATTTATAAGTTTATCGAAAGTCTGGGTAAAACTTCATTAATTAATGAAGACATTGCGTACTGCCTATATACCGGAATACTAACAGATACAGGAAGTTTCAGGTTCAGGAATACAACTGCTGAAACACATAAGATAATTTCAAATCTTATTGAAGCAGGCGTCTATCCTGATATAGTAGCATCTAATGTGTTGGATAGCAATACACCGGAAAGAATTAAACTTTTAGGTACTGTTCTTGACTCCATTGAAATTTTACCTGAACAAAACACGGCTATACTTTCATTGACAAGAGAACAACTAAAGTCGTTTGGATATCAAAAAGGAGATACTGAAGGCTTTGTTAACTACGGACTTTCTATTATCGGTATCAAATTTGTAGCATTTTTCATGGAAGATATGCAGAATAACTTTATTAAAATTTCTTTTCGGTCTAAAGGAAATTTTGATGTAAACCAATTTGCAAGAAAATACTTTAATGGCGGTGGTCATATTAATGCTGCCGGTGGCAGAAGTGATATGTCAATAACTGAAACTATTATAAAATTTAAAGATATTTTAGAAAGTGAAAATATTTCAAAGATTTAA
- a CDS encoding FKBP-type peptidyl-prolyl cis-trans isomerase translates to MKIFQRFNLILVLLCLIGCQKKEVFRPVSQTTSDYLKDSREYSKSREESERKFLTHWIEKQKDSLNQIFIPTSSGIWIRYIKTNNLPKIKNKDYVSYTAEIKTINNEIIYSFADIGKKEGIVGKFKEIRGIESALFLLSQGDKAEILIPSFSAYGLYGDENKIGSNVPLLVELQINKVENSNNFNSTK, encoded by the coding sequence GTGAAAATATTTCAAAGATTTAATTTAATTTTAGTCCTGCTTTGTTTAATCGGGTGTCAAAAAAAAGAAGTTTTTCGTCCGGTAAGCCAGACTACTTCTGACTATTTAAAAGATTCTCGTGAATATTCAAAGTCCAGGGAAGAAAGCGAACGGAAATTTCTAACACATTGGATTGAAAAACAAAAAGATTCTCTTAATCAAATCTTTATACCTACTTCTTCAGGAATATGGATTAGATATATTAAAACCAACAATCTTCCTAAGATTAAAAACAAAGATTATGTGTCATACACTGCGGAAATAAAAACCATTAATAATGAAATTATTTATTCTTTTGCAGATATTGGTAAAAAAGAAGGTATAGTGGGTAAGTTTAAAGAAATCAGGGGTATTGAAAGTGCTTTATTTTTATTGAGTCAGGGTGATAAAGCTGAAATTTTAATTCCTTCTTTTTCCGCATACGGATTATATGGCGACGAAAATAAAATAGGTTCCAATGTTCCTTTATTAGTAGAATTACAGATTAATAAAGTAGAAAATTCAAACAATTTTAATTCTACTAAATAA
- a CDS encoding FoF1 ATP synthase subunit delta/epsilon, with protein MKIQILTPEEIIFDGEVKSIILPGSKGEFQMLENHSAIVSTLIEGKIKLDSVISSVTINEQKLSDEGKFKTHNIKGGLLEFNNNKGIILCD; from the coding sequence ATGAAAATACAAATATTAACCCCGGAAGAAATAATTTTTGATGGTGAAGTTAAGTCTATAATACTTCCCGGTTCTAAAGGAGAATTTCAAATGCTGGAAAATCACTCAGCTATTGTTTCTACCCTTATTGAAGGTAAAATTAAGTTAGACTCTGTAATTTCATCAGTAACAATTAATGAACAAAAATTATCTGATGAGGGTAAATTTAAAACTCATAATATAAAAGGCGGATTATTAGAATTTAATAATAATAAAGGTATTATCCTTTGCGACTAA
- the trmB gene encoding tRNA (guanosine(46)-N7)-methyltransferase TrmB: MGKDKLRKFAENKTFASVIQPTREEVINGFSLKGKWKKEFFKNDHPIVLELGCGKGEYSVGLAQHFPEKNFLGLDIKGARFWRGAKTAEQLGLSNVGFLRTQIELIDYIFSAEEVDEIWITFPDPQIKYKRAKHRLMHPIFLDKYKKIMTSEGSVHLKTDSEFLHGYANGLLQGLGYEILSSHHDIYGAPEYNLPSYVRDIKTHYEKLFLNEDKRITYLNFKIH; the protein is encoded by the coding sequence AAACTTTTGCTAGTGTAATTCAGCCAACAAGAGAAGAAGTAATCAATGGGTTTTCATTAAAAGGAAAATGGAAAAAAGAATTTTTCAAAAATGATCATCCGATAGTATTAGAATTAGGATGTGGGAAAGGAGAATATTCAGTAGGTTTAGCTCAGCATTTTCCTGAAAAAAATTTTCTGGGTTTGGATATTAAAGGAGCCAGATTTTGGAGAGGAGCAAAAACTGCAGAGCAGTTAGGGCTGTCCAATGTGGGTTTTCTTCGTACTCAAATAGAACTTATTGATTACATTTTTTCAGCGGAGGAAGTGGATGAAATTTGGATTACTTTTCCTGATCCTCAAATAAAATATAAAAGAGCAAAACATCGGTTAATGCATCCTATATTTTTAGATAAATACAAAAAAATAATGACATCTGAAGGAAGTGTACATTTAAAAACAGATAGTGAGTTTTTACATGGATATGCAAATGGTCTTTTACAAGGATTAGGATATGAAATTTTATCTTCACATCATGATATTTACGGGGCACCGGAATATAATTTACCTTCTTATGTAAGAGATATAAAGACACATTATGAAAAGCTTTTTTTAAATGAAGATAAAAGAATTACTTATCTTAATTTTAAAATACATTGA
- the porV gene encoding type IX secretion system outer membrane channel protein PorV: MKKYFLFLGLLSSVFYNAQNRYQAIVTGAPFLRISPDARSGGLGDQGVATSPDAFSQYWNPSKYVFGTSYSGVGVSYTPYMNKLTNDVFLLNGTFYTFLGEEERSTLAASVYYFNMGEIQLNELMGNDIVGKGISKPNEFAIDVSYGLKLADVYSMAVTARYIRSDLFNNVDNSSAQTKAANTFAVDVTGYFQSEKSDSFNDFEGRWRAGWGIFNMGPKLDYSDNSQNSSYLPTNLRLGVGYDLFIDEENKVGLTLEATKLLVPGPEKITNEDGSSTYQVPDKSFISGMFSSFGNKDAGKEITYSVSGEYVFNNAFAFRAGYFHENPDRGARQYVTLGAGLKYQSFGIDFSYLITTSKINNALDNTLRFGLTWDFGGETSNSDYY, from the coding sequence ATGAAAAAATATTTTTTATTTCTGGGATTACTAAGCTCTGTCTTTTATAATGCTCAGAATAGATATCAAGCTATTGTAACAGGAGCTCCTTTTTTGAGGATTTCTCCAGATGCACGTTCCGGTGGTTTAGGTGATCAGGGGGTTGCTACTTCACCCGATGCTTTTTCTCAGTACTGGAACCCTTCCAAATATGTTTTTGGCACAAGTTATTCCGGAGTCGGAGTTTCTTATACTCCATATATGAATAAACTGACAAATGATGTTTTCTTATTGAATGGTACTTTTTATACTTTTTTAGGTGAAGAAGAAAGAAGTACTCTAGCTGCCAGTGTCTACTATTTTAATATGGGAGAAATTCAATTAAATGAATTGATGGGTAACGATATTGTTGGAAAAGGAATTTCTAAACCTAATGAATTTGCCATTGACGTATCCTATGGTTTAAAACTTGCCGATGTTTACTCTATGGCTGTAACTGCAAGATATATTCGCTCTGATCTATTTAACAACGTGGATAACTCTTCTGCGCAAACAAAAGCTGCTAATACTTTTGCTGTAGATGTTACCGGATATTTTCAATCTGAAAAGTCTGATTCATTCAACGATTTTGAAGGCAGATGGAGAGCTGGATGGGGAATATTTAACATGGGTCCTAAACTGGATTACTCAGATAATAGTCAAAATTCAAGTTATTTACCTACGAACTTACGTTTAGGGGTAGGATATGATCTTTTTATTGATGAAGAAAATAAAGTCGGATTAACCCTTGAGGCTACAAAATTATTGGTTCCCGGGCCTGAAAAAATAACAAACGAAGACGGTAGCTCAACTTATCAGGTTCCTGATAAGAGTTTTATCTCAGGTATGTTTAGCTCTTTTGGAAATAAAGATGCTGGTAAAGAAATTACTTATAGCGTTTCCGGAGAATATGTTTTCAATAATGCTTTTGCTTTCAGAGCCGGATATTTTCATGAAAATCCAGATAGAGGAGCCAGACAATACGTTACTTTAGGTGCAGGACTTAAATATCAATCATTTGGAATTGACTTTTCGTATTTGATAACCACATCTAAAATTAATAACGCGTTAGATAATACACTCAGATTTGGACTCACATGGGATTTTGGAGGAGAAACATCCAATTCTGATTACTATTAA